The following proteins come from a genomic window of Armatimonadota bacterium:
- a CDS encoding ABC transporter ATP-binding protein encodes MERGYVETRDLHKFFGEVHAVDGVNLSVRQGELLVLLGPSGCGKTTLMRMIAGLETPTAGEIFIAGERMDADVPPRARGIAMVFQSYALYPHKTAFRNISFPLEAMRQPPRLVRERVHGGARMFGIERLLDRFPRQLSGGERQRVALARAVVRDPKVFLFDEPLSNLDAQLRAIARYELKEFQRQIGTTTIYVTHDQVEAMGLGDRIAVMEKGRVRQVGSPQEVYDYPADTFVATFLGSPPMNLVEHDEETLIGFRPEHFLPREVFDPRDQVVVYHLRVRQVEHLGADRLVYGLLEEKRRSDQPVIAGLPVNVTMPVAEGQVYEFAVPRRAIRSFDRRTGLARDRGPGDGSAGAAR; translated from the coding sequence ATGGAGCGGGGCTACGTCGAGACGCGGGACCTGCACAAGTTCTTCGGAGAGGTGCACGCTGTGGATGGCGTCAACCTCTCCGTGAGGCAAGGGGAGCTGCTGGTCCTCCTGGGGCCTTCAGGCTGCGGGAAGACCACGTTGATGCGCATGATCGCTGGCCTGGAGACGCCCACCGCCGGTGAGATCTTCATCGCCGGCGAGCGCATGGACGCCGACGTGCCGCCCCGCGCCCGCGGCATCGCCATGGTCTTCCAGAGCTACGCCCTCTACCCGCACAAGACCGCCTTCCGCAACATCTCCTTCCCCCTGGAGGCGATGCGACAGCCGCCGCGCCTGGTGCGGGAGCGGGTGCACGGCGGGGCGCGCATGTTCGGCATCGAGCGCCTGCTGGACCGCTTCCCCCGTCAGCTTTCCGGCGGGGAGCGGCAGCGTGTGGCGCTGGCCCGGGCGGTGGTGCGCGACCCCAAGGTCTTCCTCTTCGACGAACCGCTCTCCAACCTGGACGCGCAGTTGCGGGCCATCGCCCGCTACGAGCTCAAGGAGTTCCAGCGGCAGATCGGGACCACCACCATCTACGTCACCCACGACCAGGTGGAGGCCATGGGGCTGGGCGACCGCATCGCGGTCATGGAGAAGGGGAGGGTGCGCCAGGTGGGCAGCCCGCAGGAGGTCTACGACTACCCCGCGGACACCTTTGTAGCCACCTTCCTCGGTTCCCCGCCGATGAACCTGGTCGAGCACGACGAGGAGACGCTCATCGGCTTTCGCCCCGAACACTTCCTGCCGCGGGAGGTCTTTGATCCGCGGGACCAAGTGGTGGTCTACCACCTGCGGGTGCGGCAGGTGGAGCACCTGGGCGCGGACCGGCTGGTTTACGGCTTGCTGGAGGAGAAGCGCCGCTCGGACCAGCCGGTCATCGCCGGACTGCCGGTGAACGTGACCATGCCGGTGGCGGAGGGGCAGGTCTACGAGTTTGCCGTGCCCCGCCGGGCGATCCGCTCCTTCGATCGCCGCACCGGCCTGGCGCGGGATCGCGGTCCCGGAGATGGCTCGGCGGGAGCGGCACGGTGA